A window from Montipora capricornis isolate CH-2021 chromosome 7, ASM3666992v2, whole genome shotgun sequence encodes these proteins:
- the LOC138058079 gene encoding uncharacterized protein, which translates to MGFPLGPLLGNAFMCSIEETLEREGKMHTYYKRFVDNTLTIMPSKTSADNFLDILNQCHSSIEFTMGTESNSMLPFLGTQLLNKHTRVETKVYVKPTNTGLLLHYKSHVDDRYKRGLLKTMLDRAYRLSSNWQYFSEECDRLKLVFSRLKYPDNLVNSTISRFVAIRASDQPVSSPAVSDRLDPIRVVLPFKDQASADMVRTQLKDLSHKIQTTVQPVFGSQKIERDLKLREAKPPIVNQQCLVYKFQCDLCDAGYVGFTRRHLHQRVEEHKNSSSSIGKHFLDKHSLAPKDLTKNFSVLMKCTNKFDCLVYEMFFIHELRPTLNVQSDSIRAKVFN; encoded by the coding sequence ATGGGCTTCCCCCTTGGTCCTCTGTTAGGCAACGCTTTTATGTGCAGCATTGAAGAAACCCTGGAGCGTGAAGGCAAGATGCACACGTATTACAAGAGATTTGTCGACAACACTTTGACCATTATGCCAAGCAAAACATCAGCAGACAATTTCCTTGACATTTTAAACCAGTGCCATTCCTCTATTGAGTTCACCATGGGGACGGAGAGTAATAGCATGCTTCCTTTTTTGGGCACACAGCTGCTCAATAAACACACACGTGTTGAGACTAAGGTGTACGTTAAACCGACAAATACAGGCCTCCTTCTACATTATAAGAGCCATGTGGATGACCGATACAAACGTGGATTATTAAAAACTATGCTTGATCGTGCATATCGACTTTCATCCAATTGGCAATATTTCTCTGAAGAATGCGATCGACTGAAATTAGTGTTTTCTCGACTAAAATATCCTGACAATCTTGTTAACTCTACCATTTCACGGTTTGTTGCCATCAGAGCATCTGATCAACCTGTTTCTTCACCTGCTGTCAGCGATCGATTGGACCCCATTCGTGTTGTCCTACCGTTTAAAGATCAGGCATCAGCTGATATGGTTCGCACCCAACTTAAAGATTTAAGTCACAAGATTCAGACGACCGTACAACCTGTATTTGGTAGCCAGAAGATTGAACGAGACCTCAAATTGCGAGAAGCTAAGCCACCGATTGTGAACCAACAGTGCCTTgtttataaatttcaatgtgacctgtgcgatgcaggttatgttggttTCACACGCCGTCATCTACACCAACGTGTTGAAGAACACAAAAATTCTTCTTCGTCAATTGGCAAGCATTTTCTCGACAAACATTCTTTGGCTCCTAAGGATCTTACAAAGAACTTTAGTGTCTTAATGAAgtgcacgaacaaatttgactgcctcgtcTATGAGATGTTTTTTATTCACGAACTGAGACCTACTCTCAATGTACAATCTGACTCAATTCGTGCTAAGgtttttaattag